One segment of Acidobacteriota bacterium DNA contains the following:
- a CDS encoding type II secretion system F family protein, giving the protein MAEFLVKVADEQGHLRQQVEHGYSEAEVHDRYTQQGYLVYWVKPRSLLTPGGMTRRSKLKAATFLIFNQQFLTLMKAGLPILVSLDLLIKRQRDKFLLQLLENVRERVKGGELLSDAFAAQRVFPKIYTTTLLAGEKSGNMEEVLSRYIAYQRLAQTFRKKLAVSLVYPALLISVVSVMMIFLVTYVVPKFAELFNNLGATLPAITVFMLAVGLNAQKYAWAIVVILAVSIPLFWRWKQSDRGAEQVDKMLLSIPLLGEIRLKYQVANFSRILATLLQGGLPLVPAMETAGASMSSRKMLNGILNATERVKEGQSLAKSLETEKIFPDLAVEMLEVGESTGALPAMLSSVAEFYEEDVQTALGAAMALIEPLILIVMAVVVGGILISLYLPIFTLGSGIH; this is encoded by the coding sequence ATGGCTGAATTTCTGGTCAAAGTCGCCGACGAACAAGGCCACCTGCGCCAGCAGGTGGAGCACGGGTATTCCGAGGCCGAGGTACACGACCGCTACACGCAACAGGGATACCTGGTCTACTGGGTAAAGCCCCGCAGCCTGCTCACCCCCGGCGGCATGACCCGGCGCAGCAAGCTAAAAGCGGCCACCTTCTTGATCTTCAATCAACAGTTCTTGACGCTGATGAAGGCGGGCCTGCCGATCCTGGTTTCGCTGGACCTGTTGATCAAGCGGCAGCGCGACAAGTTCCTGCTGCAATTGCTGGAGAACGTCCGCGAACGGGTCAAAGGCGGCGAGCTTCTATCCGACGCTTTTGCTGCCCAACGCGTGTTTCCGAAGATCTATACGACGACCCTGTTGGCGGGCGAGAAGTCTGGCAACATGGAAGAAGTGCTCAGCCGGTATATCGCATACCAGCGGCTGGCACAGACGTTCCGCAAGAAGCTGGCAGTTTCGCTGGTGTATCCGGCGCTCCTGATTTCGGTGGTTTCGGTGATGATGATTTTCCTCGTCACCTATGTGGTCCCGAAGTTTGCCGAACTGTTCAATAACCTGGGGGCCACATTGCCCGCGATCACAGTTTTCATGCTGGCGGTCGGCTTGAACGCGCAAAAGTATGCGTGGGCGATCGTAGTGATTCTGGCGGTCAGCATCCCGCTCTTCTGGCGCTGGAAGCAGAGTGACCGCGGGGCCGAACAGGTCGATAAGATGTTGTTGTCGATCCCCCTGCTGGGCGAGATCCGGCTGAAATACCAGGTGGCGAATTTCTCGAGGATTCTGGCGACGCTGCTGCAAGGTGGCCTGCCGCTGGTTCCGGCGATGGAAACTGCCGGAGCGTCCATGAGCAGCCGGAAGATGTTAAATGGGATCCTGAACGCGACCGAGAGAGTCAAAGAAGGACAGAGCCTGGCGAAGAGCCTGGAGACGGAGAAGATCTTCCCCGACCTGGCGGTAGAAATGCTGGAAGTCGGTGAATCTACAGGCGCACTACCGGCAATGTTGAGTTCGGTGGCGGAGTTTTACGAGGAAGACGTCCAGACTGCGCTAGGTGCGGCCATGGCGTTGATTGAGCCTTTGATTCTGATTGTGATGGCAGTCGTTGTGGGAGGCATATTGATTTCCCTCTATCTGCCGATCTTTACGCTGGGGTCCGGCATCCACTAG
- a CDS encoding type II/IV secretion system protein, producing the protein MAEKKTIVVNGGANGGKLSPEPAPTAGDELERARDIARRYRCEFIDLSDFQLHHDLFEKIPVHLMFRYNFVPLEEIADGRLAIAIADPSQLMMIDEISLLLGKRIVTKVSTLKQISEILKKTEQSKRVLEDASEGFTLDVIREDEAGNDETISIDKLTASTGDMSPIIRLVDTTIFTALQRRASDIHIETRDDSVLIKFRIDGVLTHAMPPIGKEHHSTIISRIKVMSELDISERRVPQDGRFRVKYNGRAIDFRVSIMPSIHGEDAVLRVLDKESMSEKFRKLTLDVVGFDELDLRRFRRYIKEPYGMVLVTGPTGSGKTTTLYAAINEIKSDEDKIITIEDPVEYQLRGITQIPVNEKKGLTFARGLRSILRHDPDKIMVGEIRDNETAQIAIQSALTGHLVFTTVHANNVVDVLGRFLNMGVEPYNFVSALNCILAQRLVRLICDSCRTAVHYPADVLEASGLDPQQWGQVPLYEGQGCIECAGTGFKGRTAIHELLDLTDRIREMILAKKPTSEIRRGAREEGMRFLRESALDKVRSGMTTLKEINKVTFIETFR; encoded by the coding sequence ATGGCCGAAAAGAAAACCATCGTGGTAAACGGCGGCGCCAATGGCGGAAAGCTTTCGCCAGAGCCGGCACCGACTGCTGGAGATGAGCTCGAGCGAGCTCGCGATATTGCGCGCCGGTACCGCTGCGAATTCATCGATCTGAGCGACTTCCAGTTGCATCACGATCTGTTCGAAAAGATCCCAGTGCATCTGATGTTCCGCTACAACTTCGTCCCGCTGGAAGAAATCGCGGACGGACGTCTGGCCATTGCGATCGCCGATCCCAGCCAGTTGATGATGATCGATGAGATCAGCCTGCTGCTCGGCAAGCGGATCGTCACCAAGGTCTCCACGCTCAAGCAGATTTCAGAAATTCTCAAGAAGACCGAGCAGTCGAAGCGCGTTCTGGAAGACGCCAGTGAAGGCTTCACGCTGGACGTGATCCGCGAAGACGAAGCGGGTAACGACGAAACGATTTCGATCGACAAACTGACCGCGTCGACGGGCGACATGAGCCCGATCATCCGCCTGGTCGATACCACAATCTTTACAGCGTTGCAGCGGCGCGCCAGTGACATTCACATTGAAACCCGCGACGATTCGGTCCTCATCAAGTTCCGTATCGACGGTGTGCTTACACATGCCATGCCGCCGATTGGCAAAGAGCATCACTCGACCATCATTTCCCGCATCAAGGTCATGAGCGAGCTCGACATTTCCGAGCGCCGCGTCCCGCAGGACGGCCGTTTCCGCGTGAAATACAACGGACGCGCCATCGACTTCCGCGTTTCGATCATGCCGTCGATCCACGGTGAAGACGCCGTGCTTCGTGTGCTGGACAAAGAGTCGATGAGCGAGAAGTTTCGCAAGCTCACGCTCGATGTGGTCGGGTTCGACGAACTCGACCTGCGCCGTTTCCGACGCTACATCAAGGAGCCGTACGGGATGGTGCTCGTCACGGGCCCAACCGGTAGCGGTAAGACAACCACACTGTACGCGGCGATCAACGAGATCAAGAGCGACGAAGACAAGATCATCACCATTGAAGATCCGGTTGAATACCAGTTGCGCGGCATTACACAGATTCCGGTCAACGAGAAAAAGGGCCTGACGTTCGCGCGCGGACTGCGGTCGATTCTGCGTCACGATCCTGACAAGATCATGGTGGGCGAAATCCGCGACAACGAAACCGCGCAGATCGCGATCCAGTCGGCGCTGACTGGCCACCTGGTGTTCACCACGGTCCACGCCAACAACGTTGTCGATGTGCTCGGCCGTTTCCTCAACATGGGCGTCGAGCCCTACAACTTCGTGTCGGCTCTGAACTGCATCCTGGCTCAACGACTCGTGCGTTTGATCTGCGATTCGTGCCGTACCGCCGTGCACTATCCAGCGGACGTACTCGAAGCCAGCGGCCTTGATCCGCAGCAGTGGGGACAGGTTCCGCTTTACGAAGGCCAGGGCTGCATTGAGTGCGCGGGCACGGGATTTAAGGGGCGAACCGCAATTCATGAACTTCTGGATTTGACCGATCGCATCCGCGAGATGATTCTGGCCAAGAAGCCAACCTCGGAAATTCGCCGCGGTGCGCGCGAAGAGGGTATGCGTTTCCTGCGAGAATCCGCGCTCGACAAAGTGCGCTCCGGGATGACGACGTTGAAGGAGATCAACAAGGTCACGTTTATCGAGACATTCCGGTAA